CGCCTGGTCCGGGCGCTGGGAGGCCGGGACCTCGTCATCCCGCCGAACCTGCGGCCGCTCTACCACGCCGCCGCCGTCTTCGCGTCGAACTACGTCGTGACGGTCGCCGCCGTGGCCGTCCGGTTGCTCCGCCAGGCGGGCATCCCGGAAGAGGACGCAGTGGCGGCCACGCTGCCGCTGCTCCGCAGCACGGTGGACGACCTCGAGCACCTGGGCTTCCCCGCCGCACTCACCGGGCCCATCGTCCGCGGCGACGTGGACGCCGTGCGCCTCCACCTGGGACGGTTGTCCCCGTCCGACCGCTCGCTATATTCTGCATTGGGTCGCGAGACCCTCCGACTGGCCCGTCTCGCCGGCCTCGACCCGGACCGGGCCGCCGAGCTCGAATCGCTTCTCGCCGTCGATTGATGCGCCTGCACGTCAACGTCGACCACGTCGCGACCGTGCGCCAGGCACGCCGCACGGATGAGCCAGATCCCGTTCGCGCCGCCGTTCTCGCCGAGCTCGGTGGAGCGGATGGGATCACCGTGCACTTGCGGGAGGACCGCCGGCACATCCAGGAGCGCGACGTCCGCCTGCTCGTGGAAACGGTGCGCACGGGCGTGAACCTCGAGCTGGCGACAGAGGAGAACGTGCTCGCCGTTGCGCTCGAGCTCCGTCCCATGGCCGTCACGCTGGTGCCCGAGCGCAGGGAAGAGATCACCACGGAGGGCGGGCTCTCCCTCGTACGACCCGAGGACCGCGCGCGGGTGGCCGCTGCCGTCGAACGCCTCGCCGCAGCGGGGCTCCGCACCTCTCTGTTCATTGACCCGGACGAAGAGGCGCTGCGCGCGGCGGCGGAGATCGGGACCGTGGCCGTCGAGCTGCATACCGGCGCCTATGCAGAGGCGTGGGCGCGGCGCCGGACGGCTGGACCCGGGCCCGTGCGCGAGCAGCTCGAGCGCCTCCGCAGGGCCGCGGCGTTCGGCCGTTCCCTCGGCCTGGACATCCATGCGGGCCACGGCCTGACGTACGAGAACGTCTCGCCCGTCGCCGCCATTCCGGAGATCGAGGAGCTGAACATTGGCCACAGCATCGTCAGCCGCGCCGTGCTCGTGGGAATGACCGCGGCCGTGCGCGAGATGCGCCAGTTGATCTCCGAGGCGCGGCTGCGCGGCGCCACGTCCGGTCCGTGAGAGGACTCCATGCCCACCCCACGCGAGTTCTTCCTCAGCGAGGCCCGCGACTGCCTCAAGCAACTGCACGCGGTGCTCCGGACAGCCGACGACTCGATCGTGGACGCGGCCGAACTCCACCGCGTCTCGCGCGTCCTGCGCGGCAGCGCGCAGATGGCCCGCGAGCCGCGGGTGCAGGCGGTCGCGCGCGCTCTCGAGCTCGCTGGCCGCGCCCTGGTGCAGGGCGCCCTGGCCTGGGGGGAAGACCTGCGTGGCGAAGTGGAACGGACTCTCCAGGACCTGACCGCGCTCGTCGAGGCCGACGGCACCGATGCGCAGCTCGACGAGCGCGCGGCCGCGGCGATCGAGCGCTGGGAGAGGAAGGGGCTCGAGGTCACCGGGCTGCCCGGTCCCGGGACGTCACCCTGGTCCACGGAGCCCGCAGCGGCCCCGCTCGATCCGGGGGCTGTTCCCGTGCCTGGCGAGGCATCCGCGCTCGGCGTGGCCCACGCGCCCGGCGATGTGGCGGCGCTCGACGGGGCGCCGGCGCACGAGGAGCTCCCGATCGAGGTCGTGAACTTCTTCCGGTCCGAGGCGGGCGCGTTGGTGGACCGCATCGAGCGGATGGTGGGCGAACGGCCCCAGTGGACCGGCGACCGCTCCCGCGCAGCCCAGCGCGAGCTGCGCGACACCGTCACGGCGCTGCGCGACCTTGCGGCCACCTTCGGCTTCTCCGCCGCGACCGCCGGCGCCGAGCGGCTCCTCGACGCGCTGGACCGGGAGGATCCGGTGGACGGGCTCGTCGCGGAGCTCCGGCGCCTCGTCACCAGCGAGGTCCCGGGTCGTCCCGTGCCCCCCGCCGGGTCCACCGAGCCCGCGCGGCCGGAGGCCCCGGCGCCGGATCGCACCCCCGCCGCGACGGCGCTCTCCGCCGGCGAGCAGGACGCTGCAGACGTCGTCCCGATCGAGGATCTGCTCTACCGGGGCGAGGCGGCGCTGAGGCGAGCGCTCGAGCTACGCCCCGCCATCGAGCGCCTCGCCGGCACGGACGCGGCCGCTCGCGAGACGGTCGACGAGTTGTTCGATCTGATTCGGCTGGGCCTCTCGTGAGCGGCTCCCGGCGGAGCGGCGCCTTCGGCTGGAAGGCGCTGCTGGGTATCGCGATCAGCGTCGCACTGCTCGCCTTCGCGCTCCGCGGCGTCGACCTCCACGAGGTGCTGCGCGAGATCGGCAGCGCGCAGCCGCTTTGGTTCTCCGCCGCCGTCTTCGCCGCGACGGCGGTCTTCCTGGTCCGCGCCTGGCGCTGGAAGCCGCTGCTCCAGCCGATGTTGCCCGACTCGCCGCTCTACCCCAGGTTCGCGGCGACCACGATCGGCTTCATGACCAACAACATCCTCCCGGTGCGCATCGGCGAGTTCGCCCGCGCGTTCGCCCTCTCGCGCATGCAGCCGATCCCGGTGGCGGCGTCGTTCGGCACCGTGGCGGTGGAGCGGCTCTTCGACGGGCTGACCATCGTCGCGTTCCTCCTCATCTCCATCGCGCTGCCGGGCTTCCCCGGTACCGCGACCGTGGACGGCGTGGAGATCGGCAGGCTCATCCGGCTCTTCATGGTGCCGTTCGCCGCTGCCGGCGTCGCGCTGCTCGCGATGGTGATCTGGCCGCGGCAGGCGGTCGGCATCTTCGAGCGCACCATCGCGCGCGTGCTGCCGCGCGGGCTGCGGCGCCCCGTCGTGGACGCGCTCGAGGCCTTCCTCGCCGGCCTGGCCGTGCTCCGCACGCCCTCCCTCATCCTGCGCGTCTGCCTCTGGTCCATCGGCCTCTGGCTGCTCAACGCGCTGTCGTTCTGGCTCGCCTTCCGGGCGTTCGACATTCCGGTCGGGTTCGGCGGCGCCCTCTTCCTCCAGTCGCTCATCGCCATCCTGGTGGCCGCGCCGTCCGCGCCCGGCTTCTTCGGGCCTTACGAGGCCGCGGTCCGGATCGGGCTCGTCGGTCTCTGGGGCGTGGAGGCCAACAAGGCGCTGGGCTTCGCCATCGGTTTCCACATCGGGAGCTTCATTCCGGTCACCGTGATCGGGCTCTACTTCGCCTGGCGCCTCGGCTTCTCCCTCCGCGAAGTGAAGCAGAGCGAGGACGTCGTGGAGCAGGCCGTGGAGCGCGACGTGGCGGGTGAGGCCCAGGGCTGCGACGAAGCGTCGGATCCGTCCGGCTACGGCGGCGGCGCGGCAGACCCACTCCCGAACGCCGGGGGGACGGCAGGACCCTGATGCGCGCACTGGCGCCGGCCAAGATCAATCTCCGGCTCGAGATCCTGGCCCGGGAGGCCAGCGGGTACCACCAGATCGAGAGCGTGTTCTGTGCGCTGTCGCTGGCCGATGAGCTCGAGCTGGTCGTCGGCGGAACCGGCATCCGGCTGGACGTCCGGGGCGCGGACCTGGGCCCGCCAGAGCGCAACCTGGCGTACCGCGCCGCCGCGGCGTTCTACCAAGCCGCCGGCCTGCGCGCCGGCGTGGAGATCCGGCTCACCAAACGGGTGCCCGCCGGCGCCGGGCTGGGCGGCGGCTCGAGCGACGCCGCGGCCACGCTCCTCGCCCTGAACGAGGTCCACGGCCACCCGCTCGATGCCGCCATGCTCCTGCGGCTCGGCGCCGGGCTCGGCAGCGACGTGCCGTTCTTCCTCAGCGGCGCCGCCCTGGCGCTCGTCTGGGGCCGGGGCGAACGGATCCTCCCGTTGCCGCCGCTGCCGCCCGCGCCCGTCCTGCTGGCCGTGCCGCCCTTCGGGATCGCCACGGCGGAGGCGTACCGCGCGCTGGACCGGGAGTGCCCTGCGGCGGGCCCCGTGCCCCGCGTCCTCCGGCTCGCCGAAGCGGGCTCATGGGAGGGCCTCGCCGCGGGCGCGGTCAACGATTTCGAGGCCGTGCTCTTCCCGCGCCACCCGTTGCTCGCCGCCCTACGCGACACCCTCGCCCACGCCGGCGCCCGGCTGGCGCGCCTGACCGGGAGCGGCTCCGCGGTCTTCGGGATCTTCGACTCGGTCGAGCAGCGGGCCGCCGCCGCCGCCGTGCTCGCCCGGGCGTTCCCACACGTGCGGCTCATCGAAACCCTCACGGCCGAAGAGCCATCACGGCACGCGCTCGGTTGATCGGCCATCGGCCCCCTGTTAGATTTTCGGTATAATTCCGGGGTCGTCTAACGGCAGGACGGGGGACTTTGGATCCCTTGGTGGAGGTTCGAATCCTCCCCCCGGAGCTCACGGACCACGCAGAAGGAGTCCACATGCCCGCTCCGGGGCCGCGCACCCCACGCCGTCTCCCGGAAACGGTGCGACGTCGCCTCGAGGTCGCCAGCGCCACCGCCTGGGAGGCGCTCGTCGAGGCGCACACCTCGCACGCCCTCCAGCTCATCGCGCTCCTCGCCGATCGCATGCCGTTCGACGAAGCCGTCGAGCGCTACCTGCGCGAGATGGAGGTCTCCGAGACCATGGCAGCCGCGGTGCGCAACCGCGTCCTGGTCGCGCTCGAGGACGCCCAAAGGCCCGACGACTCGCGCCCCACGCTCCAGATCTT
The genomic region above belongs to bacterium and contains:
- the ispE gene encoding 4-(cytidine 5'-diphospho)-2-C-methyl-D-erythritol kinase, with the protein product MRALAPAKINLRLEILAREASGYHQIESVFCALSLADELELVVGGTGIRLDVRGADLGPPERNLAYRAAAAFYQAAGLRAGVEIRLTKRVPAGAGLGGGSSDAAATLLALNEVHGHPLDAAMLLRLGAGLGSDVPFFLSGAALALVWGRGERILPLPPLPPAPVLLAVPPFGIATAEAYRALDRECPAAGPVPRVLRLAEAGSWEGLAAGAVNDFEAVLFPRHPLLAALRDTLAHAGARLARLTGSGSAVFGIFDSVEQRAAAAAVLARAFPHVRLIETLTAEEPSRHALG
- a CDS encoding pyridoxine 5'-phosphate synthase: MMRLHVNVDHVATVRQARRTDEPDPVRAAVLAELGGADGITVHLREDRRHIQERDVRLLVETVRTGVNLELATEENVLAVALELRPMAVTLVPERREEITTEGGLSLVRPEDRARVAAAVERLAAAGLRTSLFIDPDEEALRAAAEIGTVAVELHTGAYAEAWARRRTAGPGPVREQLERLRRAAAFGRSLGLDIHAGHGLTYENVSPVAAIPEIEELNIGHSIVSRAVLVGMTAAVREMRQLISEARLRGATSGP